Proteins found in one Plasmodium knowlesi strain H genome assembly, chromosome: 12 genomic segment:
- a CDS encoding inner membrane complex suture component, putative, with translation MRKKNTQKSTLKLSKMNKSSSLKSNSSTAKGINKKSSRDTIITEEGIPLGKNETVVSTASSNLGGDASRDAGYGNSVKFLLEDGKTYGTTSIDNAMSSKNYAYSCDNSFVNVSSGDNFSYAPSRSANGQQSPFHAKLNSQSNYGSGSYVGSGNYVGISNYGGSGNYGGSGKYGSSCNSRIAYNAGNRTTNLENYDYLDVDTAVHNHQSENNFPSQDNYSGRNRQLYSAASTLSPMNSTHANMRQNISYPKEYNYSSYSSRSPQLREGRSYFPFSRSRGEARSLCSSPTFSGYENEYYTYPHGSNFRDFPAHLYYMAKEEDGDSCCFKKGTNCSLSACNSHMDNPYEYIIEAPKIPMTIKAPNKKKFDMFKKITLTVGTYLDDVVNVVIGMVESSYKCIAKNNKTNLYDLHPFYNPDPFYSRNERPTLKTGSSLLDKINSALDGTTLEKHKTLPKDFGRVTIPKTQKTGSKFVDGMNNILDSLLNEPLSYQKYDYFSDRCEQGLGDR, from the coding sequence atgaggaaaaaaaatacacagaaGAGCACCCTAAAGTtatcaaaaatgaataaatcaAGCAGCTTGAAGAGCAATTCTTCCACTGCTAAGGGGATTAACAAAAAATCGTCCAGAGATACAATCATCACGGAAGAAGGAATTCCCCTTGGGAAGAATGAAACCGTTGTCAGTACTGCTAGCAGCAATCTGGGGGGGGACGCATCCCGTGATGCCGGTTATGGAAATTCAGTTAAGTTCCTTTTGGAAGACGGGAAAACCTACGGGACCACAAGTATAGATAACGCAATGAGCTCGAAAAATTACGCTTACTCTTGTGACAACTCCTTTGTGAATGTTTCATCTGGGGACAACTTTTCTTACGCTCCTAGTAGGAGCGCAAATGGTCAGCAGAGCCCCTTTCATGCAAAGTTGAATAGCCAGAGCAATTACGGTAGCGGAAGCTATGTTGGAAGCGGAAACTATGTTGGAATCAGTAACTATGGTGGAAGCGGCAACTATGGTGGAAGCGGCAAATATGGTAGTAGTTGCAACAGTAGGATTGCCTACAATGCAGGAAATAGAACCACAAATTTAGAAAATTACGACTATCTAGATGTTGACACAGCCGTACACAACCATCAGAGCGAGAACAATTTCCCATCACAGGATAACTATTCTGGAAGGAACAGGCAGTTGTACTCTGCAGCTAGCACATTATCCCCCATGAACTCAACCCATGCTAACATGAgacaaaatatttcatatCCAAAAGAATATAACTATAGCAGCTATTCGAGCAGAAGTCCTCAGCTAAGGGAAGGGAGATCTTATTTCCCCTTTAGCCGTAGCAGAGGAGAAGCTCGTTCTTTGTGCAGTTCCCCAACTTTTTCAGGATACGAAAATGAATATTATACCTACCCTCATGGATCTAATTTTAGAGACTTCCCTGCACATTTGTACTATATGGCCAAGGAAGAAGATGGAGACAGCTGTTGTtttaagaaaggaacgaactGTTCACTATCTGCTTGCAACTCACACATGGACAACCCATATGAGTACATAATTGAGGCACCAAAAATTCCAATGACGATTAAGGctccaaataaaaaaaagttcgatATGTTCAAAAAGATAACCTTAACTGTAGGAACCTACTTGGATGATGTTGTAAATGTAGTGATAGGGATGGTAGAGTCTTCCTACAAATGCATCGCGAAGAACAATAAAACTAACCTCTACGACTTGCACCCATTTTATAATCCAGATCCCTTTTATTCGAGAAATGAAAGGCCAACATTAAAAACAGGAAGTAGTTTgttggacaaaataaattctgCGCTAGACGGCACGACACTTGAAAAGCACAAAACCTTGCCGAAAGACTTTGGACGAGTTACCATTCCGAAGACACAGAAAACTGGTAGCAAGTTCGTCGATGGGATGAATAACATTCTGGACAGTTTGTTGAACGAGCCTTTGTCTTACCAGAAGTATGATTACTTTAGTGATAGGTGTGAGCAGGGGCTAGGTGATaggtga